One Rhodothermales bacterium genomic window carries:
- a CDS encoding CBS domain-containing protein, whose product MTIQTLISEDTPPLLPTDSVEHALGLLLEMRVRHMPVVDEHGMLVGMISENMLLDAFGPDAPVSSLLGLEPISVRPDAHIFDATKIIVDHELTALPVARADGEYVGLVKRHNLFDQFARMLATQESGAIIALEVNPRDYSLAQLAHIVEQDRVKILSSAAEHTAVDQEGDTMRVTLKLNVMDTARVRHLLEHYGYHVVAYFSDDQNDDEFKYRLQEFMRYLEV is encoded by the coding sequence ATGACCATCCAGACCTTGATCAGTGAAGATACCCCTCCGCTCCTCCCCACCGATTCGGTAGAGCACGCGCTGGGGCTGTTGCTGGAAATGCGGGTTCGGCACATGCCGGTGGTCGACGAGCACGGCATGCTGGTGGGCATGATTTCCGAAAACATGCTGCTCGACGCCTTCGGCCCGGACGCTCCCGTCTCGTCGTTGCTCGGCCTCGAACCCATCAGCGTTCGGCCGGACGCCCACATCTTCGACGCCACCAAGATCATCGTTGATCATGAACTGACGGCGCTACCCGTCGCCCGCGCAGATGGAGAGTACGTGGGTCTCGTCAAGCGTCACAACCTGTTCGATCAGTTCGCTCGGATGCTCGCGACGCAGGAAAGCGGGGCGATCATCGCGCTTGAAGTCAACCCTCGCGACTATTCCCTCGCGCAGTTGGCCCACATCGTCGAGCAGGACCGGGTGAAGATCCTCTCCTCCGCGGCCGAGCACACGGCCGTTGACCAGGAAGGCGACACCATGCGGGTGACGCTTAAGCTCAACGTCATGGACACGGCGCGCGTGCGCCACCTGCTTGAACATTACGGGTACCACGTCGTCGCCTATTTCAGCGATGATCAGAACGACGACGAGTTCAAGTACCGGCTGCAAGAGTTCATGCGGTATCTCGAGGTTTAA
- the hflX gene encoding GTPase HflX, with amino-acid sequence MTESTPQKQETAIVVGVVHSGHTREEMDDSLDELELLADTAGARVTDRIVQVAQRIHASTYIGSGKVEELAALVAERESDLVIFDDDLSPKQLRNIEKQVKCKLLDRSALILDIFARRAKTATAKTQVELAQLEYLRTRLTRQWTHLSRQKGGIGTKGPGETQIETDRRLISNRIATLKERLNKIDKQRTTQRKGRQAFTRVSLVGYTNAGKSTLMNVLADAGVFAEDRLFATLDPTTRQVELEPGKEILLSDTVGFIRKLPHGLIESFKSTLDEVRESDVLLHVVDVTHPCFEDHIQVVNQTLKELDAQDSPTLMVFNKVDRLEERGLLMALREEYHHAVFVSALRGIGMDGLKEALLSLIQDDFEEHIAYVPVAESRTIAQLHQLADVTSEEYLYTTPNGEDEPPVAIACLRFRVARELAGDVHRMVDKFAGFAPIPT; translated from the coding sequence TTGACAGAAAGCACACCGCAGAAACAGGAAACAGCCATCGTCGTCGGCGTCGTTCATTCAGGCCATACGCGTGAAGAAATGGACGATTCGCTTGATGAGTTGGAGTTGCTGGCCGACACCGCTGGCGCACGCGTGACGGATCGGATCGTACAGGTCGCCCAGCGAATCCACGCATCCACCTACATTGGCAGTGGGAAGGTGGAGGAGCTCGCCGCACTCGTGGCCGAGCGGGAGTCCGATCTGGTGATATTCGACGACGATCTGTCGCCGAAACAGTTGCGCAATATCGAGAAGCAGGTCAAGTGCAAGCTGCTCGATCGGTCGGCGCTCATCCTCGACATTTTTGCACGCAGGGCCAAGACGGCCACGGCCAAGACCCAGGTCGAACTCGCCCAGCTCGAGTACCTTCGCACGCGCCTGACCCGCCAGTGGACGCACCTCTCCCGTCAGAAAGGCGGCATCGGGACAAAGGGTCCGGGTGAGACGCAGATCGAAACGGACCGCCGGCTGATCTCCAACCGGATCGCGACGCTGAAGGAGCGGCTGAATAAGATCGACAAACAGCGGACGACGCAGCGTAAGGGCCGACAGGCGTTTACGCGCGTCTCGTTGGTAGGGTATACGAACGCCGGCAAGTCGACCCTGATGAACGTGCTGGCGGATGCCGGTGTGTTCGCGGAGGATCGTCTGTTCGCCACGCTCGACCCGACGACACGCCAGGTCGAGCTGGAGCCCGGGAAAGAGATTCTGCTTTCCGATACTGTCGGCTTTATCCGCAAGTTGCCGCATGGTCTCATTGAGAGCTTCAAGAGCACGCTGGACGAAGTCCGTGAAAGCGACGTGTTGCTCCATGTGGTCGACGTGACGCACCCGTGTTTCGAGGACCACATCCAGGTGGTCAACCAGACGCTGAAGGAACTGGACGCTCAGGACAGTCCGACGCTCATGGTGTTTAATAAAGTGGACAGACTCGAGGAGCGCGGGCTATTGATGGCGCTTCGCGAAGAGTACCACCATGCAGTATTTGTCTCGGCGCTTCGCGGGATCGGCATGGATGGGCTGAAAGAGGCCCTGTTGAGCCTTATCCAGGACGATTTCGAGGAGCACATCGCGTACGTGCCCGTGGCAGAGTCTCGCACGATCGCGCAGCTCCACCAGTTGGCCGATGTAACGTCCGAAGAATATCTCTACACCACACCGAATGGGGAGGATGAACCCCCAGTAGCCATCGCCTGTTTGCGGTTCCGGGTGGCGCGCGAACTTGCCGGCGATGTGCACCGGATGGTCGATAAGTTTGCTGGATTTGCGCCGATACCTACGTAA
- a CDS encoding BatA domain-containing protein has protein sequence MTFLNPLLLLGLLVAAIPLIIHLFNFRRPRRVDFSSLAFLKELQKSTMQRVRIKQLLLLALRMLALACLAMAFARPTITGALSGVMGGRARTSIAVVIDNSRSMAVRDAQGAYIDQAKALAAGVIQYTQTGDEVFILPTGSLGNGEEPITTRALAQDVVSEIGIEPASATLFEAMDRARTVLAGASHLNRELYVVSDLQRHMLADTVLGAGAEPVRTYVVPVGGRVEPNVAITRAHVVSRIVEAGQPVRIEATLVNYGEAAMEGYVASVFLEGERVAQAAADLPPRVPTDVSFTVSPQQRGWLPGEVRIEDDAFESDNVRYFTLNVPEQRRLLVVAGEGHATDFITLALSPELTRGRSIFNLETISETALATRTLGSYDAVALVGVRTLSSGEVGALAQYVNDGGGLLFYPGEAGQAADYNALFEAVGAGQFSGFSGALGGETSIASFDRVDLEHPLFEGVFEDAGDPARVVVERPLITHAMNYTAGAGNEQTLIQLSNGFPFLQEVRHGEGIVFLMAVAPNIQWSDLPRRGLFIPLVYRSMFYLTADDSGAGEPLVIGEPGEWRLTGVVGVEPIVLRAPDGEEFTPEQRSLLGAVLVENDPSLTAPGLYDVYAGQTLVRRVALNLQTEESDLAVWPADEAIERLDAGADAPVRLLDVAAGEGIEGVFEQLDEERSGIELWNVFLLLALVFLVAEMLLARQWRPEAVAA, from the coding sequence ATGACCTTTCTCAACCCGCTCCTGCTGCTGGGGCTTCTTGTCGCCGCCATCCCCCTGATCATCCACCTGTTTAACTTCCGGCGGCCGCGCCGGGTGGATTTTAGCTCGCTGGCCTTTCTGAAAGAGCTCCAGAAGAGCACGATGCAGCGTGTGCGCATCAAACAGTTGTTGCTGCTGGCGCTTAGGATGCTGGCGCTCGCGTGTCTGGCCATGGCGTTCGCGCGCCCCACCATCACCGGGGCCCTGTCCGGCGTGATGGGTGGCCGGGCGCGTACATCCATCGCCGTGGTGATCGACAATTCGCGATCGATGGCCGTGCGCGATGCCCAGGGCGCGTACATCGATCAGGCGAAGGCGCTGGCCGCCGGCGTCATCCAGTATACGCAGACCGGCGACGAGGTATTTATCCTGCCCACGGGGTCGCTGGGCAACGGAGAGGAGCCGATCACCACGCGGGCGCTGGCGCAGGATGTGGTGAGTGAGATCGGGATTGAGCCGGCGTCCGCCACCCTGTTCGAGGCGATGGACCGCGCCCGGACGGTGCTGGCTGGCGCGTCCCACCTCAATCGCGAATTATACGTGGTGTCCGACCTGCAGCGCCACATGCTGGCCGACACGGTGCTCGGAGCGGGGGCTGAACCGGTGCGCACGTATGTGGTGCCGGTTGGCGGTCGGGTGGAGCCCAATGTCGCGATCACCCGGGCCCACGTGGTGAGCCGGATCGTCGAGGCGGGGCAGCCGGTTCGTATCGAGGCTACGCTGGTCAACTATGGGGAGGCGGCGATGGAGGGATACGTAGCGAGTGTGTTTCTGGAGGGCGAGCGGGTGGCGCAGGCGGCGGCTGACCTGCCGCCGCGAGTGCCGACCGACGTCTCGTTTACGGTGTCGCCCCAACAGCGGGGGTGGCTGCCGGGTGAAGTGCGGATCGAAGATGACGCGTTCGAGAGCGACAACGTGCGGTATTTCACCCTCAACGTTCCCGAACAGCGCCGTCTGCTGGTGGTAGCCGGCGAGGGGCACGCCACCGATTTCATCACGCTGGCGCTTTCGCCCGAACTGACGCGTGGCCGGTCCATCTTTAACCTGGAGACGATTTCCGAAACGGCGTTGGCCACTCGGACCCTCGGCTCGTACGATGCCGTGGCGCTGGTCGGCGTCCGCACCCTGTCCAGCGGCGAGGTGGGGGCCCTGGCCCAGTATGTGAACGATGGGGGCGGGCTCCTGTTTTATCCGGGTGAAGCCGGCCAGGCGGCGGATTATAACGCCCTGTTCGAGGCCGTTGGCGCGGGGCAATTCAGCGGATTCAGCGGCGCGTTGGGAGGGGAGACGTCGATCGCCTCGTTTGATCGGGTGGATCTAGAGCATCCCTTGTTCGAGGGCGTGTTTGAAGACGCTGGTGACCCCGCGCGGGTGGTAGTCGAGCGCCCGCTCATTACGCACGCCATGAACTACACCGCTGGCGCTGGCAACGAGCAGACCCTCATCCAGCTCTCGAACGGCTTCCCTTTCTTGCAGGAGGTGCGTCACGGCGAAGGCATCGTGTTTTTGATGGCCGTCGCCCCCAACATCCAGTGGAGCGATCTTCCGCGGCGGGGCCTGTTCATCCCCCTCGTGTACCGCTCCATGTTTTATCTGACGGCCGATGACTCGGGCGCCGGCGAACCCCTGGTCATTGGCGAGCCGGGCGAGTGGCGACTGACGGGTGTGGTGGGTGTGGAGCCCATCGTGCTGCGGGCGCCGGACGGCGAGGAGTTCACGCCGGAGCAGCGGAGCCTGCTCGGCGCTGTGTTGGTAGAAAACGATCCCTCGCTCACCGCGCCGGGTTTATATGATGTGTATGCCGGCCAGACGCTTGTGCGCCGGGTGGCTCTGAACCTTCAAACGGAGGAGTCCGATCTGGCCGTTTGGCCGGCGGACGAGGCGATCGAACGGTTGGACGCGGGAGCGGATGCTCCCGTACGTCTGCTCGATGTGGCAGCCGGAGAGGGGATCGAAGGTGTATTCGAGCAGCTGGATGAAGAGCGGAGCGGAATAGAGTTATGGAACGTCTTCCTACTGCTTGCGTTGGTTTTTCTGGTTGCGGAAATGCTGCTGGCGCGCCAATGGCGTCCCGAAGCTGTTGCAGCGTAA